TTTTCCATGATCCACCATTGCATGGTTCACATAGATCCAAAGCTCCTTAGGAATCAGCTCTTTTAAGTATTCCTCAACTTTTTCAGGTGGAGCTTTTGGTGGAGCTAAGCCTAAACGCTTGCTTATCCTGTTCACATGGGTATCAACAGGGATTGCCTGTTTACCGAATCCATAAGCCAGAACTATATTTGCACATTTCCTACCGATACCTGGCAGTTTAACAAGCTCCTCTAACATGTTGGGGACATTTCCACCGTATTTTTCCAGGATTATCCGAGAGCATTCCACAATCCACTTTCCCTTATTTTTCCATAAACCAACTCCATTCTCCCTTAGCAATTTCTGAACATCCTCGATTTTAGCATTTGCCAGGGCATGAACTGTCGGATACCTATTAAAAAGCAGCTCGCTTACCCTGTCAGTCACTTCATCTCTATTCCTCTGGGAGATTATACACCTTATAAGGGTGAAGAAAGGGTCCCCATGTAGAATTCTATCCCTTGGATACATCTCAATTAACTTTTTAACAATTTTCAACGCCCGATCTTTCTTTTCTTCCCAGCTCTCATTAAATGTGAATGAGTCTGAGCTTTTTACCTTCTCCATGAACTACCACCAGTATATTTTTAGTCCCCCTAACTTCTTTAAGCCCTTCGAATTTTTCATTATAAATTTTGTGTCCATCCTCAGTTAAGACTAAAACCTCATCTTCAAAAATTAGTACAATGCTTTTTTCGAGAAATACAACATTTCGGATAGTCTTATTAAATTCAAAGTCCAGAGCTAATGGTTTTTCTGAGGAAAGCTCTATTTTTGTGTCCTCTCTAACTCTAAATTCTTTAGGTTCTGCATAAATGACCTCAAATTTCAACGGCTTCCCTAATAGGTCAATCTCAACAACTTCCCCCTCTTTAATTTCTCTACCCTTTATTTTTGCCTTTAAGATATCAACAAACTCCGGAGGGAGATCTACTTCAAAGAGAGGTTTGAGAATGAGCCTCATTTAGCATCCCCAATTAAAATAACCTTTACTGCACTTAAAAGGATATTCATATCCTGGATACTCCATACATCCAAAAGGTTTATAACGGCTAATATATCTATCGATATATCGAGGTGAAAAGCATTGGAGCGACCGAAGTTTAAAGGACATCTCAAGTTGCTCGTGCTTCATCTGCTAAGCAAGAAGCCAATGCATGGGTATGCTGTAATGAAGGGACTTGAAGAAGAGTTCAGGATTCCAGCTCCAAGTGCTGGGGTTATATACCCAATCCTGTTCAGCCTGAAGCGCGCTGGACTTATTGAAACAGCGGGGAGTGGAAGGAGAGAGAAAAAAGTCTACAAAATAACAGAGGATGGTGTGAGATACCTAAAAGAGCATGAAGAGGAACTGAGGGAAGCAATCAAACTCGCAAGAATCTATAGGGAATTTTCTGAGATGGGAGGGAGAGAACTTAGAGAAGCCTTCAGACTACTTTTTGACAGATTTGACAACCTTACAGAAAAGCAGAGAGAAGAGCTTTCTAAGGTAATAAAAGAGTTTGCAAAGAAAATTAAATTCATCGTTGAGTTTGGTGATTCATATGAGTGAAACAAAAAGCTGGAAAGAATATTATGACCATATGAATCAAAAAGCTCCATTGACAATTTACTATCCAATATGCGGTGGAAGGGAGGAGTGTATAACTGCCTGTCCCTATGGTGAAAAAATCTGGGATGTTGAACATATGAAGGTTTCCCTCTTTGGCTTCAATGAAAAAGTCCATCTGAGGCCGGTTATGAAAAATCCAGAGCTGTGTAAAGAGTGTTATTTATGCGTTGACGCCTGCCCAACGGGCGCGTTGAGACCTAAAGATAAGCCAGTTAAACATCCATTACTGACTCTTGTCTACAACACATTAAAGCTTCCGTTTAAGAAGAAATACAACATCAAGTTCGTTTTTCGCCCAGAACATGTTGAGAAGTTCAGGCGCAACAATGGGAGGTGAATAAGATGGAATATACAATAACAGCTGACAATCTTGTTAAAAAGTATGGAGATTTCACAGCTGTTAAAGGAGTGTCATTTAAAGTTAAGAAAGGAGAGATATTTGCTTTCTTAGGCCCTAACGGTGCTGGAAAGACAACAACAATTCACATGCTCGTCACACTGCTCAAACCAACCTCAGGAAATGCCACTGTTGCTGGATATGACATAATCAAAGAACCTCACGAAGTTAGAAAAAAGATCGGAATTGTTTTTCAGGATCCAAGCCTGGATAGAGAGCTAACAGCTTACGAAAATATGTACATTCATGGAAAGATCTACGGGCTGAGTGGAGACAAACTGAAGAAAAGAATTATGGAAATGCTGAAATTTGTCGAGCTTGATGAGTTCAAAGACAGGCAGGTAAAGTTTTTCAGCGGTGGGATGCAGAGGAGGCTTGAAATTGCAAGGGCTTTGATCCACGAGCCAGAAGTTCTCTTCTTAGACGAGCCAACGATAGGATTAGACCCACAGACGAGAGCTCACATCTGGGAGTATATAAAGAAAATGAAGGAAGAGCATGAAATGACGATTTTCCTAACAACACACTATATGGACGAAGCAGAGCAGTTGGCAGACAGAATAGCAGTCATTGATCACGGGAGAATCATAGCGGAGGGGACATCTGAAGAGCTCAAAAAGCTCGTCGGAAATGATGTCATTTACATCAGAATAGCGAATGGAAAAGAAGGAATAAGATGCCTAAATGCTGATTTCATAAGGGGATGTAAGGTTCTTCCTGACGGGAGGGTTAGACTCGAAGTTGTCAATGCTGCCGAAGCTCTGCCAAAGCTCTTTGAGCTTGCCCAGCAAAATAACCTCAAAATCTTGGAGGTTACGTACCACAGACCAACTCTCAACGATGTGTTCTTGTATCTAACGGGGAGAGAGCTGAGAGAAGAAAGCGCAGGCGGTTTTGATATGGCAAAAATAGCAGTCAGAAGGAGGTATATGAGATGAAGGCATTTACGACAATGGCGTATAGACAGATTAAGAGATTTTTCAGAGCGAGATCGAGAGTAATAGGAATGTTCGTAAATCCTCTGATGTGGCTTATATTCTTCGGACTGGGATGGAGCAAGGTCTTCAACTTCCCGGCGGCAAGTGCACTCTTTGGAGGAGTTGACTATCTCTCATTCCTTGCACCAGGTATAACGGCAATGACCATCTTCAACGCAAGCTTCATAGCCGGGATAAGCGTTATCTGGGACAAGCAGTTTGGATTTCTCAAGGAGATTTTGGTTGCTCTTGCATCAAGGAAGGAAGCTATAACCGGCAGAATAGTAGGAGATTCAGTAATGGCTGTTCTTCAGGGATTGATCATCCTCCTATTAACCTTCACCATAGCAAGCAGCCTCAAGTTTTCCGGTGTGCTGCCGATGATCCTCATAGGCTTCCTGCTCGCAATAGCATTCTCAAGCTTCGGTGTCAGCCTTGCATTGAGGATGACAAGCATGGAAGGATTTCAGATGATAATGAGCTTTCTAATGCTCCCGCTCATGTTTCTCAGCGGTGCATTTTACCCCGTTGAAACAATGCCAACGTGGATGCAGTATTTAGCATATATAAACCCGCTAACCTATGCCGTTGATGCAGCAAGGCATGTATTGGTTAATGCTCCTGCAACTACAGCAACGGCTTCAATACCTGGCATACCAACGGTCTCATTAACGAGATTTTCACTGATGACAGACATCGGTGTTCTTGCCGTATTAGCTTTGGCATTCCTGGCAATTGCTATGATTTCCTTCGAGAGAGCAACGATTGAGTGAGGTAGTAAGATGAATAAACAAGAACTTACAATGCTTTGTGTTGCTCTGGCTGGGCTGATTTTTATTCCCTCAGTCTTTTTTAATAAGCCCCTCTTTGCATTAATTGGGGCTTTCTTTGACTGGCTTCCATTGCCAACAGGATGGATGAAAGCAGAAAAAGAGATCAACAGAACATTCCTCAAGCTTCACGTGGTAGTGACATTGATAGCATACGTCATCTTTATAGCGTGGCTCATCAAAGGAACAGCAGCAATTGGCTTTACATTCCTCGAAATCTGGTGGCTGGCAGTGATTTTTGGAGTTCTAATGAATTACTGATTCTCTTTTTACTTTGTCCTTAAACTTTTCATAGCTTATCTTGAAAGCTTCCAAAACCGGCAATTTTTCTCCTGCAAAAAATGTGAGCATTGCACCTCCCCCTGTTGAGATGTGGGTGATTCCCTGAATATTGTATTTATATATGCTCGCTATGCTGTGCCCCCCACCAACGATTGAGAACGCTTCACTCTCTCCAATTGCTTTAAAGACCCCTATTGTGCCCAACGCAAATTCCTCAATTTCAAAGACGCCCATAGGACCGTTTGCCACTATTATTTTTGCTTGATTTAGGATCTGAGAATATTTTTCAACGGTTCTTGAACCAATATCTAAAATTGGATACTTGTCAAACAGCCACTTTTCATCACTCAGCAAATCCACCTCAAGCCTCTCCCCTCTGTAATCAATGGCAAAGTCAACAGGAGTCCTGATGTATGGATAAAACTCATCTAAGAGCTTCTCAGCCAAATCAACAAACTTCAAAAGTCCTTTCCTTTCGAGAAATTCAATGTTTGCGACTCCAAGGTTGTACCCCTTTGCCAATGTAAAGATGTGTCCAACCAATCCGCCAGTGAGAATTAAATCTGCTTTTTCTTGTTTTAACACATTTTCTGCCACCCTAAGAGAATCCTCAACTTTTGCACCACCCAGTACATACACCTTCGGCTTTTCAGGGCTTTCATATGCTTTTGTCAATGCACGAACTTCTTTTTCCATCAGGAATCCCATTATCATAGGTTTAATTTTCGCAAAACCTACAAGAGAGGGTTGAGAGCGATGAGCTGCGGCAAATGCATCATTAACAACATAGTCCAAAAGCGGGGCAAGCTTCCTTACAAAATGCGTTCTTTCACATTCCTCAATCGGTTTCTGCTTTATCTCTTCAGCGGCAAAGCGGAGGTTCTCCAAAATTACAGCATCACCTGGCTTGAGGGATTTTATCTTTTCCCTGGCATATCTGCCGAAAATATCCTCGACATACTCCACTTCTCTGCTAATTAGCGAGCTTAGAATTTCAGCGTGCTGTTCTGTTGTTATGTAGTCCTCGTTATACGGCTTGCTTTGATGAGTTGCTATCACGACCTTTGCATCATGTTCAAGAAGGTAAAGTAGAGTAGGCAGGATAGCCTTAAATCTCGCATCACTTATTATTTTCCCGTTCCTTACAGGAGAGTTTAAATCCACTCGCAGAAAGACTGTTTTGTTGTGATAATCGAAATCAGGAAGTCTAAACATTTTATCACCAAGAATATGTCAATCAAAAGCCCATTAAAAGGTTATCCTATACACTTCAGGTGATAACACGTAATGAAAGAACATTGTAAGAAAAATTCAAAAACTCAAGTCATCAGAAGATTTTCAATAAGCCTTATCGCTTCAATGATTTTTGCCTCGGGTTTTTCTTCCCCCCTTGGAAGTTCAAGGTTTATAACAAGTCTCTCTTCCCTGCCATCCTCCTCAAGATCGTATACCTCAAGCTCCTCTATATCGACATCTTCAAAGAGGCTCTCAACCTCTGGTCCAATTATCTTCTTGTCGTTTCCGTAAACCTCAACCCTCACAATGTCATCCTTTGATGAGGTTAGGACAACTATTTCATAATTCCCAACTTTTTTTGTAAACCGTATCATGCTGCCGTACCCTACTATTTCTTCCTTGAATCCGAGTCTCTTCATGGTTGCCCTTATGCTGTCAACTTTTGCCTTCATCTTTCTCAGAATTCTCTCCTTGAGTTTGTAGCTCTCCTCAAGAGCCTTTTTAATACCTTCACCAGCTTTTTCAATCTCGCCTTCCCATATACCGATGATCTTCAAACCTGAAGAAGTAGATCTAAGCTCAATCTTAAGGTTATCAACATCAAAGTCCCTCAGATCATCTATTTTAAGCTCACTAAGCCTTAAGATTTCAAATTCAATCCTCACCATATCACCAAAAGCTTTTCCCTTAAATTTCACGGGCATCACCCAAAGGAGGGAAAGAGATAATAGTTTAAAAACTCTTCTCTTCACAATATTGTAGAAAAGACAAAGAAAGAAGGAAAAAGCTCACTTTCTTTTTCTAAGGAGCAGTGGGATCAATGCCAATCCAACGAGAACTGCTGGACCACATGTTGAAGCTTGGGTAGCTGTTTGGGTCGTGGGTGAGCTTTCACTTGGTGTGGTCTCGGAAGTTGTTGTGGTTGTGGTCTTTGTAGTTGAAGTGGGGGTTGGCTTGCCCATGACTTTTTCAGCAACAGCCTTGTTGCCGTAGAAGTCAACTGCAACGACTCTAATTGTGTACTCGTCTGCATTCACCCCTGGAATCTGTGCAAGGAAGTAGTCCACGTTTGGTCCACCTTTAGTTGGCTCCGCTGGATATTTCTTAACTTCACCGTTGGCCTCTATTTCAACATATAAGTCTTTGATTCCCAAATTGTCGCTTGCCTTGAAATAGACCTTGAACGGCTTTCCTTTTACCGGCTTGGCGGGTGAAGTGTATGCAATACTCACCTCGGGCTTTTCAGTGTCCTTGCCCTTTGTAATGACAAGCTGACTGACACCCTTTGGAACAGTAACTTCAAGGAGCATGTAGTGCTTATCTCCGATGGTCCTTTCTCCCAAGACCTTATATTTGACGGTTGTGGCACCTGCATCCACTTTTGCTCCCTCTGGCACAACAACGGCCAATTTTCCACTTGCCTCTTTAAACTCGTTCACAAATTTGATTGCCGAACCGAAGTCAGTTGTGTGTCTGAAGACTATAAACTCTTGGGGAATTGGGAACGAACTTATTGGACCGAATATTGTGCCGAACATATCCTTAATTCCGGGCAGTCTGACATTTCCGTTTTCATCGATTTCCACGATTCTTGAACCGTACCAGTTGTCCTTCTCTCTTTTATCTGGTGCACCTGTTGTGGTGGATGTTACAAACCAGTGTTCATTGCCCTTCTTATCAACATAAACCTGGACGTAATCTGCGTGAACGTGTCCGCTTAAGACGAGCTTTATGTTGTACTTCTCAACATCCTCAAGGAAGCGTTTTGCAAGATCCTCCGTCTTTCTTTCTTTACCCCCTATCCAGTACCAGCTTACAAGAGGGGCAATTTTATCCCAGTCCTCAGAGACACTCATTCCTTCTATTTTTCCGCTTCTCCCCTCCGGTGTCTTGTACCAGTATGGATGGTGGACCAAGATTATGGGTATTTTATCTGGGTTCTGCTCAAGTATCTTCTCCATCCACTCAAGCTGCTCCATCGTTGGATGTGATCTCTCGTTGTCTGAGTCGAGTGCAATTATTATGAACTTGCCTATTGTGAGATAATAAACCGGCGGAGCGATTAACTTTGAAAAGTACTTTGGCGGGTCATCATGGTTTCCTTTAACTATTATGGTTGGCTTTCCTGCGGCAATTGCGTTTTCCATCAGCCCAAGAAGATATCCGTAGGCTTTGCTGTCACCTGCGGTATCAACTACATCACCTGTTGCGATTATGACATCAACATTTGGATTCATCGCCCAGTATGTGAAGAAGCTGTCATCGGCCACATAGCTGTGAAGAGGAATTGCTCCTTCACCACACTTGAAGATACTTCTACAGAACTTCTCTCCATTGACATAGCCAATCTTTGCACCGCTTGTAACGTGAAGGTCGCTTCCATGTGCAATTCTGAGAACCTTTGGATACTCCTTAAGAACCCAGACACCATTAGGGACAATGACTTTACCTTTGTTTGATTGAACGATAAGGAAGTAGTCGTCTGGAGCAACATTCTCTGGGATTTTAACCTTAAGCTCATCACCGTTCTTCTCAACTATTTGCAATTCATAAGGCCCATGGAGGATTGAAACTATTGAAAGCCCAGTGATTTCAACCCCAGGTTGTGCTTTAACGGTAATTGTATCCCCTGGAACTGCCACTGCTGGTGCTCCAGGTGCCGGGTACTGAAGGACGTCAAGGGGATAAAGTGTTGCTGCCTCTACCTGTACAGCTTGGAACATGGAAACTACCATCAAAACCAAAAGTAGTGCTATCCCCTTCCTCATGCCATCACCGAATAAAAAATTGCTCTGTCTCTCTATAAAACCTTATCCAACATAAACTTGTGTAACAGTAGAAGAAAATAGAATTGGATTTAACACTATGAGTTCCATCTGACGGAAATTAATGCCAACCCAATAATTTTCTCCGCAAACTCGCTCTTTCCGCCCAACCGTTTGTATTCCTGATATCCCTGCCATATTTTTGAATACAACCTTTGAGCTGCATCAACTTTGTGCCTTCTTGTTGCAATAAACAGCCTTGTTAAATGAACTGTCATCTCCAGTAAAACAAAATCTGCTCTGCTGAGAGGTTTTGTAATTGCAGGAATTGTCTCACCGTAAAGAGGGATAAATTTGCATTTCAACACTTTGCTTTTTCCGAGCTCATCTTCAATTTCATCCTCCTTGAACTCTATTCTACCCTCAACCCAGCTCAGGTTTTTGATTCTTTTCAGTGGTATTACCTTTGTGTTTTCAAACTCTACATTAATTGGAATGTTCAGCGCAGCTTTTATCAGAAGTTCCACGTCTTGGGTAATGTGGATAACTCCAAAAGGATGCTCCTTGATTTCCTGAAAACTTTTTCCCTCAAAAAGCTTGAAATATAAGCTATCTCCTCTCCGAACAACCCCTATTGGGGTAACATTAGATTTTGTTACCAGCAAAACCTCGTATGTCTTCCCTTCTTCAAATAAACCCAAAATTTCCATGCTCTCACCAAGAAGGAAATTAAGAAAAGAAAGTTAAAGCTGTTTTGGTAAAACGAGAATATCGTCCTTGTTTATGTAGAAGGTAACCGGACCTTGGGGTTTTAGGCTCATTACATCTTTGTCACTTATTGTTCTTGCTATGATTCTGGTCTCTCCAAACATTCCAACGACCTCAATGAAGAATCCATAGTATTCAATGAGATCAACCTTGCCTTCAAGCTTCACTGCGTTTTCAATTGGATGCAGGCTGATACGCTCTGGTCTTATAACAATGACAACTTTGTCGCTCTTATCAGTGTATGTTAGTCCTTCAAGTCTGAAGTGCTCAAATTCCACCGTAACCTTGTCTCCCTCTCTCTCAACAACTTTTGCTGGAATTACGTTTGTCTTACCCATAAATGATGCAACAAATTCAGTCTTTGGCTTCTCATAGATTTCTCTCGGCGTTCCAACTTGTTCAACAGTTCCAACGTTCATGACGGCTATTCTATCGCTTATTGCCATTGCCTCCTCTTGATCGTGTGTAACGTAAAGCACCGTTATTCCCAGCTCACGCTGAATTCTTCTGATTTCCGAACGCATTTCAAGCCTGAGCTTTGCGTCAAGGTTCGAGAGAGGCTCATCAAGGAGGAGCAATTTGGGTTCAACCACTATAGCTCTTGCTATTGCAACTCTCTGCTGCTGACCACCACTGAGCTGAGTGGGATATCTGTCCTCAAACCCCTCAAGCTTTACCAGCTGAAGTGCCCATCTGACTTTTTTCTCGATTTCATCCTTTGGAAGCTTCTTGATCTTGAGACCATAGGCAATGTTGTCATAAACTGTCATATGGGGCCAGAGAGCATAGTTCTGGAACACTAAGACTGCTCCCCTTTCGCTTGAGCTTAGGTATGTAACTTCTTGATCATCAAAGAATATCCTTCCCTTGTCTGGAAAGTCGAGACCTGCAATTATTCTCAGCGTTGTGGATTTCCCACATCCACTTGGACCAAGTAGAGTAAAGAGCTCACCATGCTTTATGTGAAGATCTATTCCCTTCAATGCCACAGTTTCCCCAAAGGTCTTAACAATATTCTCAAGTTTGACTTCAACCAACTTTCTCACCTCATGTCAGTCCTATGAATGCATACCTCTGCTTGGTGATTATGTTAACCAACACAATTGATAGTATCTGGACTGTAATCAACAGCACACCCAATGCCGCAGCAAGCTGGGCACTTCCGGCAGCAGACATCATGATGTCCTTCATGAACGCTGTAATCGGTGCATACTGCATGTTGAGTGAACCCAGTGTAATACCAACGCTTGTTTCGCTCATTGAGTAAACGAAGCTGAGCATTGCACCGCCAAAGACGTTAAGTGATATCAGGGGCAGCAAAATACCGGTTACAGTTTTCCATCTGCTCGCTCCAAGGTTCATTGAAGCTTCTTCAAGGGAAACATGAACCTGCTGAAGTCCTGCATATACAGAACGAGCTGAGAACGGCAGCCTTCTTATTGAATATGCCAATATAAGCACAAAGGCTGGGTTGAAGCTGAAGATGTTCGTTGGATCCAGTGGAGTGTTGGGGAACACTTGTGAGAAGAAGTAGAAGTAGCCCATTGCCACAACTATACCCGGAACGGCTATTGGGATTATGACCAAGCTTTCAAGCACTGGGGTTAGGACTCCCTTGAACCTGCTGGTTGCGTATGATGATGTTACAGAGAGGAGCACGATAAGCACGACAGCAGCAGCTGAATACATAAGGCTGTTTATGATGTATCTCCTGACATCAGGGTTGAAGAGCATCTGCTTGACGTATTCCGTTGTAAACCCTTGGGGCATTACAGTGACGCTCCACTGCTTGGAGAATGCCAGCAGGATAACACCAATTTGTGGAAATATTGTTAGGAGCAACAGGGGGAGTAAAACAACATAAATTATCGCAGCCTGCCATGGTTTTGGCTTGCTAACCCTTGGCTTCCATCTCCCGCCTTTGCTGAGCATGGCGTACTGCCTCAAACTGACATACTTCCTGATCCCAAGGAATGCGAGTACAGCTAAAGTGAGCATTATAATTGACAATGCCGCAATTTCAGGACTCCTTTCACCCAGACCATAGAGGAATTTGCTGAAGATTTGATAAGACATCAGCTTCTTGGCCAAGGGGTCACCCTGAAAGACAATTGGTGCTGCCAAATCTTCAAGGCTGAAAATGAATACCAGCGTTGCACCAGCCGCTATACCTGGCAAAGCTAATGGAAATGTCACTGTTCTAAAGAGGTGGAATCCTTTGCTTCCGAGATTCTCTGCTTGCTCCTCCAATGTGGGGTCAATGTTGATAAAGCTTGCATATGCGTTGAGATATACTATTGGGTAGTAGGTCATTGCTTGGGCTAAAACAACACCTGCCAGACCATCAATTTTAATCCTAAACGGCAGGATATGGAGGAGCTCATAGAAAATGTAGTTGATTAAACCCGTATCAAGGAACATCTTCTTAATGACATATGCATTGACGAATGGAGTAACCAGCAGGGGAATAAATAGGGCAATTCTAAAGAAGTTTTTCCCTTTAAACTCATATCTCGCCATTATAAAGGCGAAGATCGTCCCCATCAAGGAAGCTAAAAGCGTCACAAGGGCGGCAACCACAAGCGAATTAATGACAACTCCAAAATCTATTCCCCTGATTAAATACACGGTCTCTCCAGTCGCAGTAACTGTTTTTATTGCAAAGTCTCCCTGGGGTGGGAATTGCACATAATAACTTGAGGTTAATATGCTCTTAAACCAGTAGAGGGAGAAGTGTCCCTCATGGCTAAATGCTATTGCAAGCATAGCCAAAACGGGTATTATTAAAAACACGACTATATACAGTAGGGGGAAAAGGTAGGAAAAGGAAACGAGAGGTTCAAAAAGCGGTGTTCCAAAAAGCTTTTCACTCCACTTGCTTACCTTCATCCTTGCACCTCCGATAATACTTTGTTATACTTAGCCCTTGCGGCATCTCTCCACTCCTGCATGAGTGTGTCTTTAAACCCGGGATCCTTTATAAGTCTTTCATTTATTTTCTTTGCATAGTCTTCAGTAAAGGTAACCATTTTTCCTGTATCCGGGTCTTTAAACTGTATCGGAGCTAAAAGCTGTGCTTTAAGCTGTTCATATTTGTCTTTACTTATCTTACCTTGCTTGTATGCTTGGACAAGGGCAACCCATGCCCTGTGGAGCTCTTGGTTTGCATCAACCAACGTAGCCTTGAAGTAGAACTGCATTGCATATACTGTTGCCAATGCCCTTGCATCGTCAAACTGAATACCCTGGGTCTGAAGAGCCAATTCATAAGCCTTCTTTAAATCTGGTCTCTTCTGTCCTTCAGGAGTATCGAAGACTGCAGGGTTTACTGGAAGCCTGTTGACATCTTCATTGAGCCAAATCTTCTGTCCTTCTGTGAGCACCCAGTAGATGAAGGCCTGTGCAGCCTCCGGGTGCTGAGAGTTCTTAAGCAAAGCGATGGGATCACCATTGATTATACTCTCTCCTTTGGGTATGATATAAATACATGCAGGGTTAAGCTTCATCGCAGTATACCCATAGAAATCAATTGTATTTCCAACGGCTATGTCACCAGCTATAACTGCCTCTCTAACAGCGTCACTTGCGTCATAAATTTTTGAGTTTGCAGCTATGATTGTAAGAACCTTCCATCCCTCGTCCCAGCCAAAAGCTTGAAGGATGATCTGATAGATTCTTGTGTTTGATGTACTTCTTGTTGGATCTGCGATACCAACCTGTGGCGGATCCAATGCAAAAGTCTCACTTGCTATATCCTCCCACTTTTCGGGCATTGGAAGGTTCCACCTTTTCAGGACATCCTTGTTCACGGTGAAACCGAATGATGAAAGCGCAGCTGCAATCCAGTAAACTTTTCCGTCATTTCCTTTCCTTACCATTGGCATTCCAGCAATATCTTCTTTTATCTGTGTTCCAAGGAGACCAAGAACCTTCTCATCTGTAATTGGAGCTAAATAACCCTGCTTGAAGAGATCATCAAATAGTGTTGGTCCTCCTCCCCATCCGATGTCAGCGCCCCTCTTAATCAATGCAGGCCACTGCGAGTCGGGAGCCTTAATAAATTTAATGTTTACGATGTTGTACTTCTTTGCAATGTCGCTCTTCAGAAAAGCCTCTTTCGCCAGCATCTGAATTGTTGTGTCATGTCTTGTCAGAACGATTAAGGTTATCCCCCCACTGGGTTTTGATGTGCTTGTTGCAGTAGTGCTTTGTTCTCCACCACCAATACATCCGGCTGCTATGCTAACAAGAAACAGCAGTACAAGCGAAAGAGCAATGGTTTTTTTCATTTTGACTCACCTCTGAGGGAGTTTTACAAAAGCTTCTTTAAATTTTTGCCACAAAAAAATGTCAAAAATTAAAGATTTAAAGAGAAAAATTCACTTTCTTTTTCTCAAGAGCAGCGGGATCAATGCCAACCCAACAAGGACTGCTGGACCGCATGTCTTGCTGGTTGTGGCTGGAGCTGAAGTGCCTGTTTCAGTTGGCTTTTCGGTCTCGGTTGGCTTCTCTGTTGTTGTCTCTGTCGGCTTCTCCTCCACTTTGCTTGCTTCTTTAAGTGCCCAGTGGATGAAGTTTGTGACGAATGTCGGGCCGTCAAGTGGAACTCCGTGGTACTTTGGTGCCCAAGTTGGCTCGTAGTCACCGTATGGTGATTCACCGCTAACTATA
Above is a genomic segment from Thermococcus sp. SY098 containing:
- a CDS encoding endonuclease III → MEKVKSSDSFTFNESWEEKKDRALKIVKKLIEMYPRDRILHGDPFFTLIRCIISQRNRDEVTDRVSELLFNRYPTVHALANAKIEDVQKLLRENGVGLWKNKGKWIVECSRIILEKYGGNVPNMLEELVKLPGIGRKCANIVLAYGFGKQAIPVDTHVNRISKRLGLAPPKAPPEKVEEYLKELIPKELWIYVNHAMVDHGKAICRPISPRCYECPLKALCPYAKGFISDGEIRKT
- a CDS encoding ATP-binding cassette domain-containing protein, which gives rise to MEYTITADNLVKKYGDFTAVKGVSFKVKKGEIFAFLGPNGAGKTTTIHMLVTLLKPTSGNATVAGYDIIKEPHEVRKKIGIVFQDPSLDRELTAYENMYIHGKIYGLSGDKLKKRIMEMLKFVELDEFKDRQVKFFSGGMQRRLEIARALIHEPEVLFLDEPTIGLDPQTRAHIWEYIKKMKEEHEMTIFLTTHYMDEAEQLADRIAVIDHGRIIAEGTSEELKKLVGNDVIYIRIANGKEGIRCLNADFIRGCKVLPDGRVRLEVVNAAEALPKLFELAQQNNLKILEVTYHRPTLNDVFLYLTGRELREESAGGFDMAKIAVRRRYMR
- a CDS encoding phosphoglycerate kinase → MFRLPDFDYHNKTVFLRVDLNSPVRNGKIISDARFKAILPTLLYLLEHDAKVVIATHQSKPYNEDYITTEQHAEILSSLISREVEYVEDIFGRYAREKIKSLKPGDAVILENLRFAAEEIKQKPIEECERTHFVRKLAPLLDYVVNDAFAAAHRSQPSLVGFAKIKPMIMGFLMEKEVRALTKAYESPEKPKVYVLGGAKVEDSLRVAENVLKQEKADLILTGGLVGHIFTLAKGYNLGVANIEFLERKGLLKFVDLAEKLLDEFYPYIRTPVDFAIDYRGERLEVDLLSDEKWLFDKYPILDIGSRTVEKYSQILNQAKIIVANGPMGVFEIEEFALGTIGVFKAIGESEAFSIVGGGHSIASIYKYNIQGITHISTGGGAMLTFFAGEKLPVLEAFKISYEKFKDKVKRESVIH
- a CDS encoding ABC transporter permease; its protein translation is MKAFTTMAYRQIKRFFRARSRVIGMFVNPLMWLIFFGLGWSKVFNFPAASALFGGVDYLSFLAPGITAMTIFNASFIAGISVIWDKQFGFLKEILVALASRKEAITGRIVGDSVMAVLQGLIILLLTFTIASSLKFSGVLPMILIGFLLAIAFSSFGVSLALRMTSMEGFQMIMSFLMLPLMFLSGAFYPVETMPTWMQYLAYINPLTYAVDAARHVLVNAPATTATASIPGIPTVSLTRFSLMTDIGVLAVLALAFLAIAMISFERATIE
- a CDS encoding ATPase, translated to MRLILKPLFEVDLPPEFVDILKAKIKGREIKEGEVVEIDLLGKPLKFEVIYAEPKEFRVREDTKIELSSEKPLALDFEFNKTIRNVVFLEKSIVLIFEDEVLVLTEDGHKIYNEKFEGLKEVRGTKNILVVVHGEGKKLRLIHI
- a CDS encoding ferredoxin family protein, translating into MSETKSWKEYYDHMNQKAPLTIYYPICGGREECITACPYGEKIWDVEHMKVSLFGFNEKVHLRPVMKNPELCKECYLCVDACPTGALRPKDKPVKHPLLTLVYNTLKLPFKKKYNIKFVFRPEHVEKFRRNNGR
- a CDS encoding PadR family transcriptional regulator, with translation MERPKFKGHLKLLVLHLLSKKPMHGYAVMKGLEEEFRIPAPSAGVIYPILFSLKRAGLIETAGSGRREKKVYKITEDGVRYLKEHEEELREAIKLARIYREFSEMGGRELREAFRLLFDRFDNLTEKQREELSKVIKEFAKKIKFIVEFGDSYE